The Hujiaoplasma nucleasis DNA window CTAGGAAAAGGAACATTGACGGTTAGTGAGATTGGTCATTCATCACCTTCTAGATGCGCAGTTGCTGATGGATGTTGGATTTCAATAGATAGAAGACTCACTGATGGCGAAACCTTTGAGTCAGCTTTAAAAGAAATAGAAGACTTAGATTCTGTAAAAAAAGCAAATGCAGTGGTTGAAATGTATGATTATTCAAGACCTTCATATACTGGTTTGGTTTATCCAACAAAATCATATTTCCCGACTTGGGTTTTGCCAGAGGACCATATCGTATGTCAAAGTACAGTTCAAGCATATGAATCTTTGTTTAATCAAAAACCACTCGTTGATAAATGGACTTTTTCAACCAATGCTGTTTCAATCATGGGTAGACATCAAATTCCATGTATTGGATTTGGACCTGGAAAGGAAGAACAAGCACATGCACCAAATGAAATAACCTATAAAGAACATCTCATAAAGGCTTGTGCAATGTATGCGGTTATACCGACAATGTATGTAAAACATAAAAAGGAAGGAAAATAATATGAAACCAGAATTTAAAGGAAAACATTTTATCACGCTTGAAGATTGGTCAAAAGAAGAAATAGAAAGATTACTTGAAGTATCAAAATTAATGAAAGATAAATTTTTACATAATGAAGATACGAGCTATTTAAAAAACAAAACAGCATTTTTAATGTTCTTTGAACAATCAACAAGAACTAGAAATTCTATGGAAGCAGGTATTGCTCAATTAGGGGGACATGGTAATTATTTAGATACATCAGGGATGCAAATATCTCATGGAGAATCAGCAAAGGATACAGCTGTTATATTATCTAGTTATGGACATGGAATCGCTTGTAGAAATTGCTTTTGGGGTATAGGTAATAAATATTTGAGAGAAATGGCACAACATTCTACAGTGCCTGTAATGAATTTGCAATGTGATTTATACCATCCAATGCAAGGATTGGCAGATTTAATGACTATTCAAGAGGTGTTTCCAAAACAAAATAATATTAAAGTTTCTATTATATGGGCTTATGCAAGAAGCCATAAAAAACCTATATCGGTGCCTTTAACACAAATTTTATTGTTTCCAAGATTTGGTATGGATGTGACTTTAGCTTACCCTGAAGGCTATGATTTGCCAGATTGGGCTATTGAAAAGGCTAGAGCAAATGCTAAGGAAAACAATGGGTCTTTTAGAATCACTCATAATATGGAAGAAGCATTTAAAGATGCAGATGTTGTGATCCCGAAAAACTGGGGATCTTGGGTAAACAATCAGTCAACTGAAGTCGTAGATGATTTATTAGAATCATATAAATCATGGAAATGTACTGAAGAAATGATGGCTTTGGCTAATAATAACGTTAAATACATGCATGCATTACCTGCTGATAGAGGCAATGAAGTAGAAAATTCTGTGATAGATGGTCCACATTCAATAGTCTACCAAGAAGCAGAAAACAGACTTCATACCGCCAAAGCAGTTATGGCAATGACTATGGGCGACAAATAAGATAAATGAGAATTTTTATTGCCTTATTATTTCCAGATAGGATTATTCATGAACTATCAAAAATGAGAACAGTCTTAGAAGAATTAAATATTCAAGGTAATTTTCAAAGGAATGATTTGCTTCATTTGACTATTCACTATATAGGTGAAACAAGTGATGATTTCTTAAAAAAAATCATAAGTAAAATCAAAGAAATTGATTTTGATAGTTTTCTTGTAAAAACAGGAATAATAAATTTTTTTGGAAGTGATAAAGTAAAGAAAGTTTTATATTTAGAAGTTGAAAAGAACCCAAGACTATTAAAGTGTTATCACTTAGTTATTGAAAAACTAAATGAACTAAATCTTAATATTAAGCAAATCGATTATATACCGCACATTACCATGGTAAGAAATGCTTATCCAGTGGATAAAGAAATAAAAGAACTTCACGTAAAAGCTCTTGATATTGCAATTGATAAGATTCATGTTATGGTATCAAAAAGAGAAAATGGGAATTTGATTTATCAATCTTTAGATTATGTTGATTTGAATTAAAAAGAACGGTGTAAGAATTTCTCTTACACCGTTACTGTTTTTAATAAAGTTCCTTATCTTTTTCTTGATATTCTTTAAAAAGTTTTAAACATGTTTGTCTTTCTGTTTCTTCTAAATCAAGAATTTCGAAATTTTCTCTGCCATTTTCAATGAATTTATAGATAAAATCATCTCTGAAGCCAATAGCATCTGCATCACTTTCAATACAACCAAAGTATACTTTCTTGATATTTGACCAAATGATAGCACCCAAACACATTGGACATGGATATGCCGTAGTATAAAGAGTACAATTTGATAAATCATGGGATCCAATTTCTTTGCAGGCTTTTCTTATTGCGTTTATTTCAGCGTGTGCTGTTGGATCATGATCTCCTAAGACAGTGTTTGATGCTATTGAAAGAATTTGACCATCTTGATCAATAATTAAAGCGCCAAAGGGTCCACCTATATTTTGATTCATGGTTTTTCTAGCTTCTTCAATAGCTAATTCCATAAGTTTTTTGTGGTTTTTGTCTTTCATATGAGCTCCTTTTAGAACATTGTAGGTATATTATAAAGAATATATTCATTAATGTAAATAAGATATGATAAAATACAGCGAAAAAGTGTTTTTTATTTTTCAAATAAAGTTCTATATTTTTTAGATAAATCAATTGAATGAAAGGGTTTTCTATGGTATTATTTTAGTGAGGTGATAAATATGAAGTTAGAAGAGGTAGAAGCTCTTAAACAGGAGTTGTTGAACAAGAAAAAATCAATGTCTAAAGAAGAAATCTTAAAGAAACAAGAAGATTTTGATACATTGTATATTTACGAGTCAACGAATTTTAATAACGATGACTTCACTTATGAAGATGTTGAGTTCTTGTTGGAAGATCATTCACGCGAATTTCCTGATAAAAAAAGGAATAGACGCAAAGCTATTATAAACAATTATCACGCTTTACAAATGATTCATAGGCTATCATCAAAGAAAATCGCATATGATGAAGAAATAGTTAAGGATTTACATCAAACCCTTGTAGATGGAATTATTGGCGGAGGCGTTTATAGAAGCCGAGATTTATTTATTTTAGGGGCTAAGCATGTTCCACCTAGTTACTTAAAAATTTATAAAAAGATGGATGACTATTTTGAAAAACTTAGAAATCCACAATTAAAAGGATTTGAAAGAGCAGCATATGCTCACTTACAATTCTTGAAAATTTATCCCTTTGTTGATGCTAATGGGAGATTAGCAAGATTGTTGCTTAATTATGAATTAGAATTGCAAGATTATTTACCTGTATCAATCACTAAAAAACTTCAGGATGAATACTTTGATGCAATTGACGAGTATAAAATCAATAAAAAAACTGAACCATTCATCGATTTCTTAATGAAACTAGAAGCAGAAAGAATCAAAGATTATATAAAGGGAGAATAATTTTCTCTCTTTTTATCGGAAAAGGAGATAAGATGAAATACGTTAATTATCCGTTTAATGAGACAAAAAGATTAAGTTTTTATTTGGCGACTGAAGAGTTTTTAGCCAAACATTATCCTAAAGATGAATATTTCTTTATGTGGCAAGTAAAACCTACAGTTATTTTTGGTAGAAATCAGTTAATTGAAAATGAAGTGAATATGGATTATGTTAAAGAAAATAACATAGAATTTTATAGGAGAAAATCTGGTGGCGGATGTGTATACGCTGATTATTCTAACATAATGTTTTCTTTCATAACTCCTAATTTTAATAAGGACTTTGTCTTTACAACTTATTTATCAAGAATTATTAATATTTTAAGAGATTTAGGTTTGGATGCTAATTTTTCAGGAAGAAATGATATATTAGTAGGTGACTTAAAAGTATCTGGTAATGCTTTTTATCAAGTCAATTCTAGGTCAGTTGTCCATGGAACAATGCTATATAATACTGATTTAGCAGAAATGGTTAAAGCTATTACACCTGATAATGAAAAATTAGTTTCTAGAGGTATTGACTCCGTTAGAAAAAGAGTTACCAATGTAAAGGACCATATTGATATATCTATTGAGGATTTTAAAGCTTTCATCAAAAAAAATATATCTGATGAAGATATTACATTAAGTGAATCTGACATTAAAATAATTGAAGATATAGAGAAAACATATTTAGCTGATGCATTTATCTATGGAAAAAATCCTAATTATACTTTAATAAAAAAAGGTAAGGTTAAGGCTGGTTTGTTTGAAATATCCTTAGAAATTAAAAATAAACTAATAAAAAAGATGAATATATTAGGTGATTATTTTATTGTTCAAGATGAGGAAGAGTTAATTAATCTTCTAATTAACAAAGAGTATGATTTAGATAAGATAAAAAATGTATTAGATAGTATTGATGTGTCCAACTATATATATGATTTATCAAATGAAGATTTTTTATCTTTATTATTTAAAGAATAATGCTATAATTATTTCGAGGTGAAAAAATGAGTGAAGTTAAAAAAACACCTTTGCATCAAGCCCATCTCAATCTGAAGGCAAAAATGGTTGAATTTGCTGGATTTGATATGCCTATATCATATACCTCCATCAAAGAAGAACATGAAGCTGTTAGGAATAATGTTGGGATGTTTGATGTATCGCATATGGGTGAAATTCTTTGCGAAGGCAAAGATGCAGAAAAATTTGTAGAATATATGTTTACAAATGATGTTCAATCTTTAATGGTTGGACAAATAGCTTATGGGATGCTCTTGTATCCACAAGGGACTGTTGTCGATGATTTACTGGTATATAAAATCTCTAAAGAGCGCTTCTTTTTAGTAGTCAACGCAAGTAACATTGATAAGGATTATCAACACTTAATCCAATATAGTAAAGATTTTGATGTTTTAATAACTAATTTGAGTGAAGTTTATGCTGAAATAGCTGTTCAAGGTCCAAAAACAGAAAATACAATAAAAACACTATTAGATATTGATTTAAGTGGATTGGAATTTTTCCATTTTATTCAAGTGAAATATCATGATCATAATTTGCTTATTTCTAGAACTGGTTACACTGGTGAAGATGGTTTTGAAATTTATGGTGATTCCGTAATTATTCAAAAGTTATGGGACACATTTATTGAAGGTGGAATAATGCCTTGTGGCCTTGGTTGTAGAGATACACTTAGATTTGAAGCAAATCTTCCGCTTTATGGTCATGAAATCTCTCAAGATATTACGCCACTAGAAGCAGGGTTAAAATATTTTGTTAAGATTGATTCACATTTAGATTTTTTAGGTAAAGAATATTTAATGAATCATGATGTTAAGCGAAGAGTTGTTGGATTAGAATTAGATCAAAAATCTATTCCTAGAGAAGGATACAAGGTTTATAAAGATGATGAAGAAATAGGTTATATTACGACAGGTTATTTATCTATTTCAACTGGAAAGCCTATTGCACTAGCCATGGTTAATCGTCCTCATACTAAACAAGGAACTAAAGTGTCTGTTCAAATTAGGAATAAAATGTTTACTGGTTTTATTAGAGATAAAAAATTTTTAAAAGATAGAAAATAATGAAGGGAGAATTATAATGAGTAAAGTAGTGAAAGGTCTTTATTATTCTGAAGATCATGAATGGGTAAAAGTTTTAGAAGATGGTATTTGTTTAATTGGTATTACAGATTTTGCTCAAGCTGAATTAGGTGATGTTGTTTTTGTTGATTTACCTGAAGCTGGAGATGAAATCGTTCAAAATGAGGAATTTGGAGCTGTAGAATCAGTAAAAGCTGCTTCAGATTTAATTGCACCTGTATCAGGTGAGATTCTAGAAGTTAATGATGAACTTATAGGAGAACCTGAAAAAGTAAATCAAGAACCATATGAATCATGGTTTATTAAAGTGAAAATGAGTGATCCAGAAGAGATTAACAATCTTCTAGATCATGAAGCATATCAAAAAGCAACCGCTGAGTAGGTGAAAAACATTGTTTAAGTATTTCCCGCATACTAAAGCTGATATCGAGAAAATGCTTAAGAGTTTAAACATAAATTCAATTGATGAATTGTTTAGTGAATTACCTAAAGAGGTAATCTATAACTCTGACTAC harbors:
- a CDS encoding ornithine carbamoyltransferase; amino-acid sequence: MKPEFKGKHFITLEDWSKEEIERLLEVSKLMKDKFLHNEDTSYLKNKTAFLMFFEQSTRTRNSMEAGIAQLGGHGNYLDTSGMQISHGESAKDTAVILSSYGHGIACRNCFWGIGNKYLREMAQHSTVPVMNLQCDLYHPMQGLADLMTIQEVFPKQNNIKVSIIWAYARSHKKPISVPLTQILLFPRFGMDVTLAYPEGYDLPDWAIEKARANAKENNGSFRITHNMEEAFKDADVVIPKNWGSWVNNQSTEVVDDLLESYKSWKCTEEMMALANNNVKYMHALPADRGNEVENSVIDGPHSIVYQEAENRLHTAKAVMAMTMGDK
- the thpR gene encoding RNA 2',3'-cyclic phosphodiesterase, which encodes MRIFIALLFPDRIIHELSKMRTVLEELNIQGNFQRNDLLHLTIHYIGETSDDFLKKIISKIKEIDFDSFLVKTGIINFFGSDKVKKVLYLEVEKNPRLLKCYHLVIEKLNELNLNIKQIDYIPHITMVRNAYPVDKEIKELHVKALDIAIDKIHVMVSKRENGNLIYQSLDYVDLN
- a CDS encoding nucleoside deaminase, coding for MKDKNHKKLMELAIEEARKTMNQNIGGPFGALIIDQDGQILSIASNTVLGDHDPTAHAEINAIRKACKEIGSHDLSNCTLYTTAYPCPMCLGAIIWSNIKKVYFGCIESDADAIGFRDDFIYKFIENGRENFEILDLEETERQTCLKLFKEYQEKDKELY
- a CDS encoding Fic family protein is translated as MKLEEVEALKQELLNKKKSMSKEEILKKQEDFDTLYIYESTNFNNDDFTYEDVEFLLEDHSREFPDKKRNRRKAIINNYHALQMIHRLSSKKIAYDEEIVKDLHQTLVDGIIGGGVYRSRDLFILGAKHVPPSYLKIYKKMDDYFEKLRNPQLKGFERAAYAHLQFLKIYPFVDANGRLARLLLNYELELQDYLPVSITKKLQDEYFDAIDEYKINKKTEPFIDFLMKLEAERIKDYIKGE
- a CDS encoding lipoate--protein ligase — protein: MKYVNYPFNETKRLSFYLATEEFLAKHYPKDEYFFMWQVKPTVIFGRNQLIENEVNMDYVKENNIEFYRRKSGGGCVYADYSNIMFSFITPNFNKDFVFTTYLSRIINILRDLGLDANFSGRNDILVGDLKVSGNAFYQVNSRSVVHGTMLYNTDLAEMVKAITPDNEKLVSRGIDSVRKRVTNVKDHIDISIEDFKAFIKKNISDEDITLSESDIKIIEDIEKTYLADAFIYGKNPNYTLIKKGKVKAGLFEISLEIKNKLIKKMNILGDYFIVQDEEELINLLINKEYDLDKIKNVLDSIDVSNYIYDLSNEDFLSLLFKE
- the gcvT gene encoding glycine cleavage system aminomethyltransferase GcvT — its product is MSEVKKTPLHQAHLNLKAKMVEFAGFDMPISYTSIKEEHEAVRNNVGMFDVSHMGEILCEGKDAEKFVEYMFTNDVQSLMVGQIAYGMLLYPQGTVVDDLLVYKISKERFFLVVNASNIDKDYQHLIQYSKDFDVLITNLSEVYAEIAVQGPKTENTIKTLLDIDLSGLEFFHFIQVKYHDHNLLISRTGYTGEDGFEIYGDSVIIQKLWDTFIEGGIMPCGLGCRDTLRFEANLPLYGHEISQDITPLEAGLKYFVKIDSHLDFLGKEYLMNHDVKRRVVGLELDQKSIPREGYKVYKDDEEIGYITTGYLSISTGKPIALAMVNRPHTKQGTKVSVQIRNKMFTGFIRDKKFLKDRK
- the gcvH gene encoding glycine cleavage system protein GcvH, with the translated sequence MSKVVKGLYYSEDHEWVKVLEDGICLIGITDFAQAELGDVVFVDLPEAGDEIVQNEEFGAVESVKAASDLIAPVSGEILEVNDELIGEPEKVNQEPYESWFIKVKMSDPEEINNLLDHEAYQKATAE